The nucleotide window CAATAGTTATTAAGGTATAAAGAAAAATTGCACCCTCTTAGACCTAAAGTGCTGCTAGGTCAATTAACTCATCTGGAGGAATTCAGGAAGGCTACCTGGAGGAGGTGTTCTGGGCTAGatcaaaaagagagaaagcatcTGAGAAGGTCACAACCAGGTAGAGGTCATGGGGGGTCGGTGGGGGAAAGTGGTTGTGTTCAGAGTAAGAGATAATGATCAACAGGGTCATAGCATGAGCTACAACCTGAAATACTCCACCGCTCACCTGAGCCTTGGTGGGAGAGAGGTCCTGGCTTCTGTGTTGGGGCGACTTTCTGTGAGAAGCAAGGGACCAATCACAAGCTATCACCTCAAAAACATTTGTCTCTTTATTGGGCACTTAGCAAATGCAGACCCCCGTGCACTTTATATACATCACAGCCGCGTCTCCTAAAGTATGCTGTGCAAGTCGTGGGGCGTGTGAGGCGACTGTAGATAGGACGCCAAGAACATTTTGACTTTAATACTGacattttatgtttatgtttacCCTCTATGTGTGCCAGGTGGCATTCACCTTCATTTACAGTTTAGTTCTAAAGCAACCGTTTAAATAGGCGCAAGTGTTAAAAAGTGACTCAatctagagaaaaatatttattgagcaaaacGTACAGATGATACATGGATCTTGCAAAATTCATGATATGGGTACACAAACGGATGAAATTCAAGAAACACTGCTTTAGCATACAAGTATTTATCTCCTTCAGAGCTCTTTCGGTTGCAAAGTAATCAATATTATCACTCATTCAAATGAACATGAGCAAAATAGGAGAGTGTATCCTAACAAGGGAATCTCACAAGGACCCAAAGGAAGTAGCGCAGATTGGAGCGTTAAGAAGGGCTGGGCAAGAGGGCTGGACGTAGAGGGGGGAGCCAGCAGGCCCCTGGGGTCCCCTTTGGTCTCTGCTTGACTCTGCACATCTCTCTGTCTGAGCAAAGCTATTATCTCTACTATGTTCATGCAGATACCTTCCCCACCCTGCTGTGCTGGCggcacacacacctcacacatgtagatacacacacactcactgctCCAGAGTTTATATGCATTCAGGTGAGTGGCCTGCAGAACCTGAAAGAGCATCCCTGAATTTTGCTGCTTATTCCCGAGCGAGAACCTGTCTGGCCCCACAAGAGCCAGACATTCACCTCTCATCCCCTATTGGAAGATTTAGGGGGAACAAAGTCTCGAAAACAGAGAGACTCTGGGAGGAGCAGTCACCCTGACCAAGAGGTGTCTGGTCCTCCTAACAACTCTGAGGTAGGAAATCCAGCTCACAGTCCTTTGGCAGGAAGTGACACAGCCACAGCTTGAACCTGGATTTGTGTGACACCAAAGTTCAAATCCACTGTACTGTTCACATGGTCGCCTCTGCTAAGTCCAGCCGATGGTGACTGGGCCAAGCAGGTCACTGGCCCATTGAGAGGCATTTATCAAAATCAGCTCAGTGTGCCGGAATCCAGGATCCCAGCTTTGCAGGGACACTGGCTGGCAGGGAGGATGGTTTCTGGAAATTGAGGCAGGCTCCTCCAAGCCCCTAACTCTGAGGCTGCCGGGTTCACACTGCAGGTGCTCAGGGTGCGAGAGGAGAATCAGACATCCAAAGCTCCTCAAGAGATGTTTCCCCCTCTCTTCTGCACCCAGAGTTCAAAGTGCCTGCCTGCCCTAGGGATTATAGTTGCTCCCCTCACCTCCTGGGAGCTAAATCACAGGGGCCTTCCAGAAagtgaggcagggaggggagatgACAGGCTCCTTCCGCCCTGGAGGCCTTACCCACCCGCAGGCACTTCTCAGCCTGAGCGTTGTTTCCCATGGAAGCCTCCAGGCATCACAGTGGCCCGGAGGGCCCCAATTTGGCTTTGACGGGCCTTGCCCGCCCACAGTGGGTAGCTGCCTCACAGGAGTTACTTTCTCAGAGCTCCTTGTTGAGACAGACAGTGGAAGTGGCTGTTGAGTTTCTCCCGCTGCCCCAAAGCTGCCCCAGGCCGGTGGAAGAGACGCATCTGATTCAGGAGAAAGGCTCCCTGTCCTAGTTTTTGGTCCATGCATGTTGTATCTTCGCTGGTCACCACTCAGTAGAGGTTTATACATGAATTAGGAAAATGTTCCACCAAGCCAGGTGGAAGTGGCTCCCCTTCCACCTGGGACACTCCCCTAGGAAGTGTTGCAAAGACCTTGTGCCTGTGAGTGGAGACtgggtgggatcttcctggctcagaagTCGATCCCAAAGACAGTGCCGTAGCCAGAGAAGCATCCCTTTCCCCAAaccccttctctgccttttcagtgATAATGGGAGCGGTGGGCCAAAACTGTGGGCCTGGCTCATTTGGGAGTGCCACCTTGGTAGGGTGAACTGGGTGACTCAGAGTCTGCTCCCAAGGACTGCCCCCCTGGTCCTGACATCCCTTCCAGAGCCATCAGACCGGGATGACTCTGCAAGCCAAGGTTACACGGCATGTGTCCAAAGGTGGCTGCAGGGGTTCATTCAAGCTCTGAACTTCCCAGCGGTCTGGTTCTGTCAGCACCCCCACATTCGTGAGGTAGCCTCCATACTTAACTGGCCACCAGTGCCCAGGGAGGAGGTGCCAGGACCACGGCAgacaccccctccctcccccacccctcaggtCAGTCGATGATGTCCATGGAGAAGAAGCCTCCGGGCCTGGCTCCAACAGTTAGACTAATATTTGAGCGATTTGATAGGGGCGTCTTTGAGCTGCACGACCACTTCCGTGCCCGTCTCCGAGGTGGCCCGGGAGCACTTCCGGCTCTCGCGCATACTGTACAACTTCTCGGTGAGGTGCTTGCGGAACTTCTTGGTGAGGAAACAGTAGATAATGGGGTCTAAGACGCAGTTGGTACTAAGGAGGCAGAGAGTGACCTGGTGCGCATCGTTAATCCCCTGGTGGAAGTCAGTGTCTTGGAAGCCCAGCTCGGCCAGGGTCCAGGGCAGCTGCACGAGGTGGTGGGGCACGAAACAGATGACGAACACAGCCAGGACGGTGCAGACCATCCAGAGGGCCCGGCGCTTGACCTCGGCGTTGCGCTGCATCTGCACCTGCTGCGTGAGCAGCGTGCGGATGATGACCAGGTTGCAGAAGAGGATGATGAGGAAGACGAGGAAGAAGCTGAACACCAGGAAGATGTGGATGATGAGGACTGGGATGCTGCCCTTCTCGTAATGTTCAAAGCAGCGTGTGATGTTGCCCGAGCCGGTCTTTTTGGGCTCACTGTTGGTGGAGTCCAGGACGAAGAAGTAGGATGCTGCGCCCACAATGGACACCCAGATAATCAGGGACAGAAGGAAGCCACGCTTGCGGGTGGTAGCCTGAGCGGTCTTGATGGGCCTTGTCACTGCCTGGAAGCGGTTGTAAGTGATGACAGCCAGGAAGGCCACTGAGCAGTAGGTGTTAATGAAGAAGAAGCAGCCAGCCAGGTTGCACAGGAATTTGGGAAGAATCCAGTCGCCCTGGTTGTAGTAGTAGACGATCCACAGGGGCAGGGTGACCAGGAAGAGCAGGTCAGCCATGGTGAGGTTCACCATGAAGATCTTTATCTCGTTGAATTTCTTGGAAGGGTACAAGCGGGCAAAGACCCACAGCACGTAGCTGTTGGCAATGACCCCCAGCACAAAGACGATGCTGTAAAAAATTGGGAAGAGGGTGTATCGGAACTCGGAGTCCACACGAAAGGAATTATTTGGCTCCATCTCTATGGGCTGGAAGTGGTGGCTGGTCATAGGATCCTGCCTGTTCCTGAAAGACCACATAGGGATTCTGGTCAATGAAGGGCCAACATGGTACTATCTTATTTACTCTGTTCCAAGACTACtgttttgcacattttaaaaactctaaaactGATGGCATTTTCCAATTAATTGACAATGTTTTTTCTTCCTACATAAAAGAATggtgtgtttttaaaatgaatggcCTCTGAGATTCAATAAAATCAGTGGCAGTGgagtttcttttctcttgtttcattttaaaacatatctTTTTATTCTTGACCTCATTTGGACTTAAAGTTTTAGGTAATCTATTCCTGgtgatgaaatatataaaatttaaaatattaacttaaattataatgattttaattttctgacaaaatttgaatatttttgtattGATGAAATTTGAGATAGAAATTTTAATGATAAAGTGTTCTATGttacaaaaataatttacatGCTCATACAAAATCTGGAAAATACAGAAGTGTAAATTAGGGTCACCCAGAGAATGAAATAGCAGCTATTTATTAGAAAGAACAAGTTAGATCTGATTGTACTGACATGGAAAGTTGTCCCTAGATAATATtattaagtaaaacaaaacaaaaaaaattggcATGAActcattatatatgtgtatatgatatAGAAAATGGTCTAGAATGATATACCTCAAAGTGTTGACAAGTAAGTAACTTCTAGGAAGGTGAGGTAGAGGTGGTGGGGAGGATATTtactttaaactttttgtttgtttgaacttTTTAGGAGCATGTTTTgctttagtaattttaaaattttaaatataattttaaaataaaagtatagtGGAGAAACCCAAAAGACATTGTGTTAACCAAGCAATCAAGAGTAGCATCATTGTTAGCAAAACATAGCAACATCAAGAACACCTGGTATGATGTACTGAAAAGCACACATCCCTTCAGTGGTATTTTTGTCaaaaaatgcagaatctcaatttagtcatgagaaaacatcagacaaacttAAACTGTGTGATATTCCACAAAATAAATGATCGAAAGTGTCaaggttgggacttccctggtggttcagtggctaagacgccgCACTTCCATTGTAGGGGGCCTGAGCTTCAACCTTGGTCAAGGAAGGGCTgcactaagacccagtgcagccaaataaaaaataaggtcatgaaagacaaggaaagcCTGAGGAGTTATCATAGATCAGAGGATACTAAGGAGACAGAGGACAACTAAGTGAGACATGGGATCTTGGGTCTGTATCTGGGGGAAAAAGTCATTAGAGGAAAAACTGGTGAAGTTCAAATAAGGTCTATAATTTAGATATCTTGGTATCCATGTTCATGTTCTGGTTTTGATCACTGTACTGTAGTTTATGAATTGAGAATGTTGGGTGAAGTCCATACATGAGCTCTTTGTACTAT belongs to Capra hircus breed San Clemente chromosome 2, ASM170441v1, whole genome shotgun sequence and includes:
- the PTAFR gene encoding platelet-activating factor receptor, which produces MTSHHFQPIEMEPNNSFRVDSEFRYTLFPIFYSIVFVLGVIANSYVLWVFARLYPSKKFNEIKIFMVNLTMADLLFLVTLPLWIVYYYNQGDWILPKFLCNLAGCFFFINTYCSVAFLAVITYNRFQAVTRPIKTAQATTRKRGFLLSLIIWVSIVGAASYFFVLDSTNSEPKKTGSGNITRCFEHYEKGSIPVLIIHIFLVFSFFLVFLIILFCNLVIIRTLLTQQVQMQRNAEVKRRALWMVCTVLAVFVICFVPHHLVQLPWTLAELGFQDTDFHQGINDAHQVTLCLLSTNCVLDPIIYCFLTKKFRKHLTEKLYSMRESRKCSRATSETGTEVVVQLKDAPIKSLKY